In Elephas maximus indicus isolate mEleMax1 chromosome 7, mEleMax1 primary haplotype, whole genome shotgun sequence, the following proteins share a genomic window:
- the LOC126079899 gene encoding olfactory receptor 1094-like: protein MNIFKFLSQGVNMKNDTEVTTFVLKGFTDNREVQIILFFLFLAIYLFTLMGNLGLVVLVIGDSRLHNPMYYFLAVLSFLDACYSSVITPNMLVDFMSKNKAISFLGCATQMFLGITFGTTESFLLAAMAYDRYVAIYNPLLYSVNMSPRVFVPLIAASYVGGISHATLHTVATFSLSFCASNEIRHVFCEIPPLLAISCSDTHINQLLLIYVVGSVEIFSILIVLISYGFIWLVILRMRSAEGRRKVFSTCGSHLTGVSIYHGTILCTYVRPSSSFALDHDMIMSTFYTVVIPMLNPIIYSLRNKDVKEAMKKVFWRNLFFNKVYF, encoded by the coding sequence ATGAATATTTTCAAGTTTCTCTCACAAGGTGTCAACATGAAAAATGACACAGAAGTCACCACATTTGTGCTGAAGGGCTTCACAGACAATCGTGAAGTTCAGATcatcttattttttctctttctagcaATCTACCTCTTTACTTTGATGGGAAATTTAGGATTGGTTGTATTGGTCATTGGGGATTCCAGGCTCCACAACCCCATGTACTATTTTCTGGCTGTGTTATCTTTCTTGGATGCCTGCTATTCCTCAGTGATAACCCCAAATATGTTAGTAGATTTTATGTCAAAGAATAAAGCCATTTCATTCCTTGGATGTGCAACACAAATGTTTCTTGGTATTACTTTTGGGACCACAGAAAGCTTTCTCTTGGCAGCAATGGCGTATGATCGCTATGTAGCAATCTACAACCCACTTCTGTATTCAGTAAACATGTCTCCTAGAGTCTTTGTGCCACTCATTGCTGCTTCATATGTTGGTGGGATTTCACATGCTACTTTACACACAGTAGCAACTTTTAGCCTCTCCTTCTGTGCATCCAATGAAATCAGACATGTCTTTTGTGAAATCCCTCCACTCCTTGCTATCTCCTGTTCTGACACTCACATCAACCAGCTTCTACTCATCTACGTTGTGGGTTCTGTTGAGATATTCTCCATCCTGATTGTCCTGATCTCCTATGGTTTCATTTGGTTGGTCATTCTGAGAATGCGTTCTGCTGAAGGGAGACGAAAAGTATTTTCCACTTGTGGCTCTCACCTAACTGGAGTGTCAATTTACCATGGAACAATCCTCTGCACTTATGTCAGACCAAGTTCTAGCTTTGCTTTGGATCATGACATGATAATGTCAACATTTTACACTGTTGTGATTCCCATGCTGAATCCCATTatctacagtttgaggaacaaagatgtaaaagaagcaATGAAAAAAGTGTTTTGGAGAAATCTGTTTTTCAATAAAGTATATTTTTAg
- the LOC126079886 gene encoding olfactory receptor 8J2-like: protein MAPGNLTRVTEFILMGITDLPELQVPLFFVFLVIYGLTVVGNLGTITLTIVDSRLQTPMYLFLRHLAITNLGNSTTIAPKMLLNFLVKKKTISYYCCAAQLGGFLVFMVAEVFILAAMAYDRYVAICNPLLYMVVVSRQICLLLVSLIYLYSLSVALTVSSGVFSMLYCSSNVINHFYCDNVPLLALSCSDTYMPETTVFTFSGIDLLFSVIIVLVSYFNIALAILRIQSSEGRQKAFSTCASHLMAVAVFYGTLLFMYLQPRTNHSLDTDKMASVFYTLVIPMLNPLIYSLRNKDVKDALKRFLNNQCKSLKLM, encoded by the coding sequence ATGGCTCCAGGGAATCTCACACGGGTGACCGAGTTCATTCTCATGGGAATCACAGACCTTCCTGAGCTCCAGGTCccccttttctttgtcttcctggTGATCTATGGGCTGACTGTGGTAGGGAACCTGGGCACCATCACCCTTACCATTGTTGACTCTAGACTTCAAACCCCCATGTACTTATTCCTTCGACACTTGGCTATCACTAATCTTGGCAATTCTACCACCATTGCCCCTAAAATGTTGCTCAACTTCTTGGTTAAGAAGAAAACCATCTCATACTACTGTTGTGCAGCTCAACTAGGTGGATTCTTAGTTTTCATGGTGGCTGAAGTTTTCATACTGGCggcaatggcctatgaccgctatgtggccatttgcaacCCCCTGCTCTACATGGTGGTGGTATCTCGGCAGATCTGCCTTCTGCTAGTATCCCTCATATACCTCTACAGTCTGAGCGTAGCACTGACTGTCTCTTCCGGTGTGTTCTCTATGTTATACTGTtcttccaatgtaatcaaccattTTTACTGTGATAACGTCCCTTTGCTAGCATTGTCCTGTTCTGATACTTACATGCCAGAAACAACGGTGTTTACATTTTCGGGTATCGATCTGCTTTTCTCCGTGATCATTGTCCTAGTATCCTACTTCAACATTGCCCTTGCCATTTTGAGGATACAGTCCTCAGAAGGGAGACAAAAAGCTTTTTCCACCTGTGCTTCTCACTTGATGGCAGTCGCTGTGTTCTATGGGACCCTCCTTTTCATGTATTTGCAACCAAGGACCAACCACTCATTAGATACTGATAAAATGGCCTCAGTCTTTTACACCCTAGTGATACCAATGCTGAATCCACTCATTTACAGCCtaaggaacaaggatgtgaaggACGCACTGAAGAGATTCCTTAATAACCAATGCAAATCGCTCAAACTTATGTAA